One Pleurocapsa sp. PCC 7327 DNA segment encodes these proteins:
- a CDS encoding helix-turn-helix transcriptional regulator, with the protein MLKTFSSKTSPIVLASVADYFKVLSEVSRLQILSCLRSGAMNGKEITEATGLGQANLSKHLKALTQAGIISRQPQGVSVYYEIADPMIFDLCELVCDRISNQMQQRAKEFEQFTAFTTPST; encoded by the coding sequence ATGCTCAAGACTTTTTCCTCAAAGACTTCCCCCATCGTCCTGGCTTCGGTAGCTGACTATTTCAAAGTCCTTTCCGAAGTCAGTCGGCTTCAGATTTTAAGTTGTTTGAGGTCGGGGGCAATGAATGGAAAGGAAATTACGGAAGCGACCGGTTTAGGGCAGGCTAATCTGTCAAAACATTTGAAGGCGCTGACTCAAGCTGGAATCATATCTCGCCAACCACAAGGCGTTAGCGTCTACTATGAGATTGCTGACCCAATGATTTTTGACTTGTGCGAATTGGTGTGCGATCGCATTAGTAACCAAATGCAACAACGGGCTAAAGAATTTGAACAGTTTACAGCATTTACTACCCCCTCAACATAA
- a CDS encoding NAD(P)/FAD-dependent oxidoreductase, with protein MKLSKKNLDRNLDRVYDVIIVGGGAGGLSAGIYLQRFRLSSLILDKGKARSFWMQELHNYLGLPPDTPGRVLLERGKEHYLSLNGDFLNAYVEEVVDEGDTFAVRVKVGRNNSIYRVFRSKYLIAASGIIDYLPPLEDMQNVYQYAGYNLHVCMVCDGYEMTDKQCGFFAGSEASIEEMIFNLSWFTPYITVFTHGLFEVSAGLRSQLQEHGYRLIETPIKKFLGQKHQMTGVELTDGSVVELETGLISMGSRYHNTYLQRIDLELKGGNLVTDKMGRTSHPRIFAIGDLKVGLNQVVVAAGDGALAATQIWRDIRRDKGPRRWEENLKVSV; from the coding sequence ATGAAACTCTCAAAGAAAAATCTCGATCGAAACCTCGATCGCGTTTACGATGTCATTATTGTCGGTGGCGGTGCGGGCGGACTTTCTGCTGGCATTTATCTACAGCGATTCCGCCTCTCCAGTCTCATTCTCGATAAAGGCAAAGCGCGTTCCTTTTGGATGCAAGAATTACACAATTATCTAGGGTTGCCGCCAGATACCCCCGGTCGCGTGCTGCTCGAGCGGGGTAAAGAACATTATCTCTCTCTCAATGGAGATTTTCTCAACGCTTATGTGGAAGAAGTTGTCGATGAAGGAGACACTTTTGCCGTGCGAGTTAAAGTCGGTCGCAATAATAGCATTTATCGAGTTTTTCGCTCTAAGTACCTGATTGCTGCCAGTGGCATCATCGACTATCTGCCGCCTTTAGAAGATATGCAGAATGTCTACCAGTATGCGGGTTATAACTTACATGTCTGCATGGTCTGCGATGGCTATGAAATGACTGACAAGCAATGTGGTTTTTTTGCTGGTAGCGAAGCCAGTATTGAAGAGATGATTTTCAACTTGAGTTGGTTTACGCCCTATATTACTGTCTTTACTCACGGACTGTTTGAGGTTAGTGCCGGACTTCGCTCCCAACTACAGGAACATGGCTATCGCCTGATAGAGACACCCATCAAGAAATTTCTGGGTCAAAAACATCAAATGACTGGCGTAGAGTTGACGGATGGGTCGGTCGTCGAGTTGGAAACGGGTTTGATTTCGATGGGTTCTCGCTATCACAATACCTATCTCCAAAGAATAGATTTGGAGTTAAAGGGTGGCAATCTCGTCACCGATAAGATGGGTCGAACTTCCCACCCTCGGATTTTTGCGATTGGCGATTTAAAGGTGGGGCTGAATCAGGTGGTGGTAGCGGCTGGCGACGGTGCTTTAGCCGCCACTCAGATTTGGCGAGACATTCGCCGCGACAAAGGACCGCGTCGGTGGGAAGAAAATCTCAAAGTCTCGGTTTAG
- a CDS encoding DsrE family protein has protein sequence METKVKDGVFLHISRGAEDPHRVLMALALAEKMSEDKDVLVFFDIKGVEVPLKNGKAIEFREFESAQTLLPKLIDKGVRMYVCPMCLKAANHQPSDLMEGVQLAQKEAFFNFTQGRILSLDY, from the coding sequence ATGGAAACTAAAGTTAAGGATGGAGTCTTTCTTCACATTAGTCGAGGCGCAGAAGACCCTCACCGAGTCTTGATGGCACTCGCATTAGCTGAAAAAATGTCTGAGGATAAAGATGTCTTAGTGTTCTTTGATATCAAAGGCGTAGAAGTTCCTCTCAAGAATGGGAAAGCGATTGAATTTAGAGAGTTTGAATCAGCACAAACCCTCTTACCCAAGCTAATTGACAAAGGCGTTCGGATGTACGTCTGCCCTATGTGCTTAAAAGCTGCCAACCATCAACCCTCGGATTTAATGGAGGGCGTACAACTAGCCCAAAAAGAAGCTTTCTTTAATTTCACCCAAGGACGCATTTTGTCTTTAGATTATTGA
- a CDS encoding rhodanese-like domain-containing protein, with translation MMSTSASARSRITHLSPKEFTKLPNPPLLIDVRSRWEYAIGHAPTALNLSLPRLLLGTMPLFRRWLLPQWFRDLSKERAVAVICLTSHRSPIAANALVKAGFSQVFNITGGMMEWQRLGLETRTGK, from the coding sequence ATGATGTCTACTTCAGCTTCGGCGCGATCGCGCATTACTCATCTATCCCCGAAGGAATTTACTAAATTACCGAACCCGCCTCTGCTCATCGATGTCCGTAGCCGATGGGAATATGCCATCGGTCATGCCCCCACTGCTCTCAATCTCAGCTTACCGCGCCTACTCTTGGGAACGATGCCTCTGTTTCGCCGTTGGCTGCTACCCCAGTGGTTTCGAGATTTATCCAAAGAGCGAGCGGTTGCCGTCATCTGCTTAACCTCTCACCGCAGTCCCATTGCAGCTAACGCTCTAGTCAAAGCAGGTTTTAGCCAAGTGTTTAATATTACTGGCGGCATGATGGAATGGCAGCGATTGGGGCTAGAGACTCGCACGGGCAAGTAA
- a CDS encoding exopolysaccharide biosynthesis protein, whose amino-acid sequence MAKLSVELQRYFFEEERQSEIKLVEVLTLAGERIFGFLFVILSLPSALPIPAPGYSIPFGILMFLLAIQLIAGAKGPWLPEKMMHGSMKLESAQKIVKAGIPWLKRIEAITRPRMTYVCTTLTGRVLIGIAIALMSISMMIPIPGTNTLPAMGIFVTAFGLQEDDGFISLGGLAICLMAGVLSTSIIIAVIWGGSSLLDVIKTWLKSVMSY is encoded by the coding sequence ATGGCTAAACTTTCTGTAGAACTACAGCGCTATTTTTTTGAAGAAGAAAGACAAAGTGAAATTAAACTGGTAGAAGTCCTTACCTTAGCAGGAGAACGCATATTTGGCTTTTTATTTGTCATTCTTTCTCTTCCTTCTGCCTTGCCGATTCCCGCACCTGGTTACTCAATTCCTTTTGGGATTTTAATGTTTCTTTTAGCCATTCAATTAATCGCAGGTGCTAAAGGGCCTTGGCTGCCTGAAAAGATGATGCACGGCTCGATGAAGTTGGAAAGCGCTCAGAAAATTGTCAAAGCAGGGATTCCTTGGCTCAAAAGAATTGAAGCCATTACTCGTCCTCGCATGACTTATGTTTGTACTACATTAACTGGTAGAGTACTAATAGGAATCGCGATCGCGCTGATGTCCATTTCTATGATGATTCCCATTCCTGGAACCAATACATTGCCTGCAATGGGAATTTTTGTTACAGCCTTTGGTTTACAGGAAGATGATGGCTTTATCAGTCTCGGCGGTTTAGCGATCTGCTTAATGGCAGGCGTTCTTTCCACGTCAATTATCATTGCCGTCATTTGGGGGGGGAGCAGTTTATTAGACGTAATCAAAACTTGGCTCAAATCAGTCATGAGTTACTGA
- a CDS encoding NAD(P)/FAD-dependent oxidoreductase produces MAHIIVIGAGLGGLPTAYELRHLLPKQHRITLISDKPEFTFIPSLPHVAFGLTSLEKIQLNVEKLVKNRAIDWVLGQVAALNPHAKQITVGDKTIDYDYAVIATGASLKLDAIPGLGPEGGYTHSVCNPHHALLAREAWKEFEQNPGALVVGAVPGASCMGPAYEFALLADYVLRQKRLRNRVSITFVTPEPYAGHLGIGGMANSGKLVTQLMQERNVELIENAAIIKIDAERICLADSRQLPFKYAMLLPPFCGAKFLRDVPGLTDAKGFLPVLPTYQHPDFPSIYSLGVTVELAPPEPTPIPSGVPKTGQMTESMGMAVAHNLARELGEIEAAPVTPTLGAICMADFGDTGILFVANPVLPDPVTGKRRRAFAVRGWWVSWIKTAFEKFFLAKMRLGMSIPWFERLGLWLLGLSLTEPMSASREQNLEMKKTGGRVQGTLP; encoded by the coding sequence ATGGCTCACATTATCGTAATCGGTGCGGGACTAGGAGGATTGCCAACAGCTTACGAACTGCGACATCTCTTACCGAAGCAGCATCGCATCACCCTGATTTCCGACAAGCCAGAATTTACCTTTATTCCCTCGCTGCCTCACGTCGCTTTTGGCTTAACATCCCTCGAAAAAATCCAACTCAATGTCGAAAAGCTGGTTAAAAATCGGGCGATCGATTGGGTATTGGGACAGGTAGCAGCCCTCAACCCTCACGCCAAACAGATAACCGTAGGAGATAAAACAATTGATTACGATTATGCCGTTATTGCTACGGGAGCCTCCCTCAAACTCGATGCCATCCCTGGTTTGGGACCCGAAGGCGGTTATACCCACTCAGTCTGCAATCCTCATCATGCCCTGCTAGCGCGAGAAGCCTGGAAAGAATTCGAGCAAAATCCAGGGGCTTTAGTCGTGGGAGCCGTGCCTGGGGCTAGCTGTATGGGACCCGCCTACGAGTTTGCTCTCCTAGCAGATTACGTACTGCGTCAAAAAAGATTGCGCAATCGCGTTTCCATTACCTTTGTTACCCCGGAACCCTATGCGGGTCACTTGGGCATTGGAGGGATGGCAAACTCAGGGAAACTGGTGACACAATTAATGCAAGAACGGAACGTAGAATTGATTGAAAATGCTGCCATTATTAAGATTGATGCTGAGAGAATCTGCCTAGCAGACAGTCGCCAGTTACCGTTCAAATACGCCATGCTCCTGCCACCTTTCTGCGGAGCCAAGTTCTTGCGGGACGTACCAGGATTGACTGATGCTAAAGGCTTTTTACCAGTCCTACCGACCTATCAACATCCCGATTTTCCTTCTATTTATAGTTTGGGGGTGACCGTGGAACTTGCCCCTCCCGAACCAACTCCAATTCCGAGCGGCGTTCCGAAAACGGGTCAGATGACCGAATCGATGGGCATGGCAGTCGCCCACAATCTTGCCAGAGAGTTAGGGGAAATTGAAGCAGCGCCCGTAACTCCTACCCTAGGAGCCATTTGCATGGCGGACTTTGGCGATACCGGGATTCTCTTTGTTGCCAATCCCGTTTTGCCCGATCCGGTGACGGGAAAGCGGCGCAGAGCTTTTGCAGTGCGGGGCTGGTGGGTGAGTTGGATTAAGACGGCTTTTGAGAAATTTTTCTTAGCCAAGATGCGTTTAGGAATGTCTATCCCTTGGTTCGAGCGCTTGGGATTGTGGCTTTTAGGATTATCTCTCACCGAGCCGATGTCAGCCTCAAGGGAGCAAAACTTAGAAATGAAAAAGACGGGCGGGCGGGTGCAAGGGACTCTGCCGTGA
- a CDS encoding helix-turn-helix transcriptional regulator has translation MTLNPQEFESLAERFKILSEPTRLQILSAICQGEYNVNDICRRTGLRQANVSKHLHLLKRAGVVACRRVGVCRYYRVIDRDLMNLCAKARREKFY, from the coding sequence ATGACGCTTAATCCCCAAGAATTTGAGAGTTTGGCAGAGCGATTTAAAATCCTCAGCGAACCGACAAGATTACAAATCCTATCGGCAATTTGCCAGGGAGAATATAACGTTAATGATATTTGCCGACGGACTGGTCTGCGCCAAGCTAATGTTTCCAAGCACTTACACCTGCTCAAAAGAGCTGGGGTCGTGGCTTGTCGTCGAGTAGGCGTATGCCGCTATTATCGCGTCATCGATCGAGACTTGATGAACTTGTGTGCTAAAGCCCGTAGAGAAAAATTCTACTAG
- a CDS encoding efflux RND transporter periplasmic adaptor subunit translates to MESSTIDKPQLPESWLNIKVIGLLTSLIVLSGGVGWWLLSNSTSRQPIPKAIATSPTIKVQTAVIKPMPVRGDRTLTGTVEAVESVTLTSRVMGQIERLPVQEGDLVKAGQLIARIDVRDIQAQRNQGNAAISQARSAVSAAQSAYLTAQAQKNQAEARVREAQATLTEAQAELADAKLHQKRMAMLRTEGVVSQSQLDEANTRVATIEARIGQIQAAIKQAIATVDQAQAQVRQAQAQIEQSQAGVAQAQATVEQTLANLDYGTVTAPFTGVVTRKHAEVGAMAGTGQALVTLENIDRLRFSVAVPESLIGRLEHGQPVQIELDALNRSANGRVSQIIPAADPASRNFTVKIALASDADIIPGMFGRLQLTTSTRQALMIPNDAIVKRMGITGAYKVVDGKAQFQTLTAGTTHGEQVEVYWGLEAGDRVILNPSPALTDGALVSLQ, encoded by the coding sequence ATGGAAAGTTCTACAATTGATAAACCTCAGTTACCTGAGAGCTGGCTCAATATAAAAGTTATTGGTTTATTGACATCTCTCATTGTCTTATCGGGAGGGGTAGGATGGTGGTTATTATCAAACTCCACCAGTCGTCAGCCAATCCCGAAAGCGATCGCAACTTCTCCGACAATCAAGGTGCAAACAGCCGTTATTAAGCCAATGCCCGTTCGAGGCGATCGCACTCTGACGGGAACTGTCGAGGCAGTGGAATCGGTCACTTTGACTAGCCGCGTCATGGGACAGATCGAGCGACTCCCGGTACAGGAAGGAGATTTAGTCAAAGCCGGTCAACTGATTGCTCGCATAGATGTACGAGATATTCAAGCCCAGCGCAATCAAGGCAATGCTGCTATTTCTCAAGCGCGATCGGCTGTCAGCGCGGCGCAGTCGGCTTACCTAACTGCCCAAGCGCAAAAAAATCAAGCAGAAGCTCGCGTTCGAGAAGCCCAAGCCACCCTGACAGAAGCTCAAGCAGAATTAGCCGATGCCAAGCTGCACCAAAAGCGGATGGCGATGCTGCGAACTGAAGGAGTAGTCAGTCAATCCCAGCTAGATGAAGCTAATACCCGCGTAGCGACAATTGAAGCCAGAATTGGTCAAATTCAAGCGGCAATTAAGCAAGCGATCGCAACCGTTGACCAAGCCCAAGCACAAGTCCGACAGGCACAGGCACAGATCGAACAATCCCAAGCGGGAGTTGCACAAGCCCAGGCAACTGTAGAACAAACCTTAGCGAACCTCGATTATGGGACTGTGACAGCTCCTTTTACTGGGGTGGTGACGCGCAAACATGCCGAAGTTGGCGCAATGGCAGGTACGGGACAAGCTTTAGTCACCTTAGAGAATATCGATCGACTTCGCTTTAGCGTTGCCGTCCCCGAATCTCTCATCGGTCGGCTCGAACACGGTCAACCGGTGCAGATCGAGTTAGATGCCCTCAATCGTTCGGCGAACGGTCGCGTCAGTCAAATTATTCCAGCTGCCGACCCCGCCTCGCGCAATTTTACGGTCAAGATTGCTTTGGCATCGGATGCCGATATCATTCCGGGGATGTTTGGTCGCTTGCAATTGACGACCAGCACTCGCCAAGCCTTGATGATTCCCAATGATGCGATCGTCAAGCGTATGGGGATTACTGGCGCGTACAAAGTGGTAGACGGCAAAGCTCAGTTTCAAACCCTAACCGCAGGGACAACTCATGGAGAACAGGTGGAAGTCTATTGGGGACTAGAAGCAGGCGATCGCGTCATTCTCAATCCTAGCCCCGCTCTCACAGATGGGGCATTGGTTAGTCTTCAGTAA
- a CDS encoding DUF3365 domain-containing protein, with product MWKSFYRLLTAITITLLLFSWHPTIANAQTDPTELAKAVQEIEALDAMRSGLASTLEGKPEAPTLQTFKEVCQPVGMRAKQLSQENGWQVKQIAKKYRNSAHAPDNLHSVMALAKFEQNPELMGFWERETINGQQGTRYYRRINVEASCLACHGAKNSRPQFIQEKYPQDLAFDFQVGDLRGMYAVFIPDVRVQKALSSE from the coding sequence ATGTGGAAATCTTTTTATCGACTCCTAACGGCAATTACCATAACTTTGCTGCTATTTAGCTGGCATCCTACCATTGCCAATGCTCAAACCGACCCGACAGAACTAGCTAAAGCCGTTCAGGAAATTGAAGCCCTCGATGCGATGCGTTCCGGTTTAGCCTCAACTTTGGAAGGAAAACCGGAGGCACCAACCTTGCAGACATTTAAAGAAGTTTGTCAACCCGTCGGCATGAGAGCCAAACAGCTAAGTCAAGAAAATGGCTGGCAAGTCAAGCAAATTGCTAAAAAGTATCGCAATAGCGCCCATGCCCCCGATAACTTACATTCGGTGATGGCACTAGCTAAGTTTGAACAGAACCCAGAATTAATGGGCTTTTGGGAGCGAGAAACTATTAACGGACAACAAGGAACTCGCTACTATCGTCGTATTAATGTCGAAGCTAGTTGCCTTGCCTGTCACGGTGCAAAAAATTCTCGACCCCAGTTTATTCAAGAAAAATACCCTCAAGATTTAGCTTTTGATTTTCAAGTGGGCGACTTGCGGGGGATGTATGCGGTATTTATTCCCGACGTTCGAGTGCAAAAAGCTCTCAGTAGCGAGTAG
- a CDS encoding DUF3122 domain-containing protein, with translation MWCRIRQIFSWLVLLGTLILLLLLGLGIFSVLPAAAAIRQMEEAPGQILQQSRHTLRDEKGNAWQVVLFKRVKADGSTTVNLRLVGFPGTVAFAHPQPLKITTNQGEILVAEDLFAQKAPAPNVGQYDLKNILPQLPIAGAVHLSLVMNDDRAIDLSIPAEVTLEWQTIAAQ, from the coding sequence ATGTGGTGTCGCATTCGACAAATTTTCTCGTGGTTGGTATTGCTAGGTACTTTAATTCTACTACTGTTATTGGGGCTAGGAATCTTCTCAGTTTTGCCTGCTGCGGCTGCTATTCGTCAGATGGAAGAAGCCCCCGGACAAATATTACAGCAATCTCGACATACGTTGCGAGATGAGAAGGGAAATGCTTGGCAAGTGGTGCTATTTAAACGGGTTAAAGCCGATGGTTCGACGACCGTCAATTTGCGATTAGTTGGGTTTCCCGGTACGGTGGCATTTGCCCATCCTCAACCGTTGAAAATTACAACCAACCAGGGAGAAATATTGGTAGCTGAAGATTTGTTTGCCCAAAAAGCGCCCGCTCCTAATGTCGGTCAATACGACCTTAAAAATATATTGCCTCAATTACCAATAGCAGGAGCGGTTCATTTATCTCTCGTCATGAATGACGATCGCGCGATCGATCTGTCAATTCCTGCCGAAGTGACGCTCGAATGGCAAACTATTGCAGCCCAATAA
- a CDS encoding efflux RND transporter permease subunit: MSDDSCGTPSDRAETQKPNLVGQITAYFINSQVTILLIAALIVFGIAAVIFTPKEENPQIVVPAADVYLQYPGAPAEVVEKTVTTPVEAKIREITGVEHIYSVSQNSGAKITVQFFVGENWEDSLFKLQNQLYNWQDIFPPGVNYLVKPTIIDDVPIVTLTIAGEGYSDNQLRRIGERLLEDLRSIPNTGNLTITGGQPRVMRVDLDPDKLASYKLSPAAIAQRLQGENIQLPAGDVSAGENRLFIEGGSLFSSAADLGDVIVGFSGGAANKSPIYLQDVATIKDDFGDRVTYSRIHYRKDWNIANPYPNSKEHPQDEFVSQNAVTIGIAKKKGTNAVTVAKQIFKRLDELKSQLPPGVEIGVSRNDGLTASRAVGDLYTSLLQAIAIVVALLVIFLGWREASIVAFVIPLTLAGTLLVGWIAGQTINRITLFALILALGTLVDDAISATENIHRRFALKANMSFSEKTSEAIAAVAELGVPIILSTVTVILAFLPMRFVTGMMGPYMAPIPFNVPVAMLISTTLALTVTPFLALRLIKIKPKRETGNGSESAANESEKVQQTRIYKLYRRILEPLLDSTQRRRFVLFFITGLLLASFILPLTQAIKFRMLPKANKDTFLVQLDAPLGKELVETDRIVREMEAALTQDPEVVQFESYVGTGAPIDFNGLLRGSSDRTGEHFADIRVHLTNKEARKEDSEAIVFRLRSQLSAIATANNAIVKLVEDPPGPPVRSTMLAEIYGADYDRLCQLAKTVRQVFSDTKEVVDIDDSVKNRIPQMKLVVDRNKINQAGLTAQEIAQTLNMAIAGANVSTLQVPGELSPVAIQVRFTETNRQNLDDLTRIQIPTPTGNLVPLTELVEFKPTIVDEPIFHKDQRPVTYVMGEMGNRSSVYAVIDQMIYFLRHPLPQGYNIKWDGEWKLTLDVFRDLGLAMLVAVMLIYFILVGQFRSFKVPLIIMGAIPLALIGILVGFSLNGVYFSATAMIGVIALAGIVVRNAIVLLEFIGDRLREGVDLKTAILEAGAVRFRPILLTSVTTMLGTLSILNDPVWSGLAWTLLCGMLTSSALTLIVIPLMYYGEKRSHTGSENISLSLSEQQIQSVNSSHPV; this comes from the coding sequence ATGTCTGACGATTCCTGCGGAACGCCGAGCGATCGCGCCGAAACCCAAAAGCCGAACCTGGTAGGACAAATTACTGCTTATTTTATTAATTCCCAGGTGACAATCCTTCTCATTGCTGCTCTTATCGTGTTTGGCATAGCAGCAGTCATCTTTACCCCCAAAGAAGAAAATCCGCAAATTGTCGTTCCGGCGGCTGACGTTTACTTGCAGTATCCCGGCGCACCCGCAGAAGTCGTCGAGAAAACGGTTACGACTCCAGTAGAAGCCAAAATTCGGGAAATAACGGGAGTCGAGCATATTTATTCGGTTTCCCAGAATTCTGGGGCAAAGATTACGGTGCAGTTTTTTGTCGGGGAAAACTGGGAAGATTCCCTATTCAAGCTACAAAACCAGTTATATAATTGGCAAGATATTTTTCCGCCTGGGGTAAATTACCTCGTCAAACCGACAATTATTGACGACGTGCCGATCGTTACCCTGACGATCGCGGGAGAGGGTTATTCAGACAATCAACTGCGCCGCATTGGAGAGAGATTATTAGAAGACTTGCGCAGCATTCCCAATACCGGGAACTTGACAATTACAGGGGGACAACCCCGCGTCATGCGGGTGGACTTGGATCCCGATAAATTAGCCAGTTACAAACTATCTCCTGCCGCGATCGCCCAACGCCTGCAAGGAGAAAATATCCAACTCCCCGCGGGGGATGTTTCGGCGGGAGAAAACCGACTCTTTATTGAAGGGGGCAGTTTATTTTCCTCAGCCGCCGATCTGGGGGATGTTATTGTCGGCTTTAGCGGCGGCGCAGCCAACAAATCTCCCATTTATCTGCAGGATGTAGCAACCATCAAAGATGATTTCGGCGATCGCGTTACCTATTCGCGCATTCACTACCGCAAAGATTGGAACATCGCCAATCCCTATCCCAACTCCAAAGAACATCCCCAGGACGAATTCGTCAGCCAAAACGCAGTTACCATCGGCATTGCCAAGAAAAAAGGCACTAACGCCGTCACCGTTGCCAAGCAGATCTTTAAGCGCCTCGACGAACTAAAATCTCAACTACCGCCAGGGGTAGAAATTGGGGTTAGTCGCAACGATGGACTGACGGCATCTAGGGCAGTCGGGGATCTTTACACCAGTTTATTGCAAGCGATCGCGATCGTGGTAGCCCTACTGGTAATTTTCTTGGGTTGGCGCGAAGCTTCCATTGTTGCCTTTGTCATTCCCCTAACCCTGGCAGGAACGCTGTTAGTGGGTTGGATTGCCGGTCAAACCATTAACCGAATTACCCTTTTTGCGCTGATTCTGGCATTGGGTACGTTGGTAGATGACGCGATCTCGGCGACAGAAAATATTCACCGTCGCTTTGCACTCAAAGCCAACATGAGTTTTTCCGAAAAAACCTCAGAAGCGATCGCCGCCGTAGCCGAACTAGGCGTTCCCATCATTCTCTCCACCGTCACCGTCATCCTCGCCTTCCTGCCCATGCGCTTCGTCACTGGCATGATGGGACCCTACATGGCGCCAATTCCTTTTAACGTGCCCGTCGCCATGCTGATTAGTACCACCTTGGCATTGACGGTGACTCCCTTTCTGGCATTGCGGTTAATTAAAATTAAACCGAAACGGGAAACGGGAAATGGGTCAGAATCTGCCGCTAACGAGTCTGAGAAAGTACAGCAAACCCGCATCTACAAGCTATATCGCCGTATCTTAGAACCCTTACTCGACTCTACCCAACGTCGCCGCTTCGTGTTGTTTTTCATTACGGGTTTGTTACTGGCAAGTTTTATCCTACCTTTGACTCAGGCGATCAAATTCCGAATGTTGCCCAAGGCAAATAAAGATACTTTTTTAGTCCAACTCGATGCGCCACTGGGAAAAGAGTTAGTAGAGACCGATCGCATCGTTCGAGAAATGGAAGCCGCTTTAACCCAAGATCCGGAAGTGGTACAATTCGAAAGCTATGTAGGTACGGGCGCGCCAATAGACTTTAATGGCTTGCTGCGGGGCAGTAGCGATCGCACGGGCGAACATTTTGCCGATATTCGGGTTCATTTAACCAATAAAGAGGCTCGCAAAGAAGATTCTGAAGCAATCGTTTTCCGCTTGCGTTCCCAGTTAAGCGCAATTGCGACAGCGAATAATGCCATTGTCAAGTTAGTCGAAGATCCGCCCGGTCCTCCAGTGCGATCGACCATGCTAGCGGAAATTTACGGTGCCGATTACGATCGCCTGTGCCAGTTAGCAAAAACAGTCCGCCAAGTCTTCAGTGACACTAAGGAGGTAGTCGATATTGACGATTCGGTCAAAAATCGGATCCCCCAAATGAAGTTGGTAGTAGATCGCAACAAAATCAACCAAGCCGGTTTAACCGCGCAAGAGATTGCCCAAACGCTAAATATGGCGATCGCTGGGGCAAATGTTTCTACCCTGCAAGTACCCGGAGAACTCTCCCCCGTAGCCATTCAAGTACGCTTTACCGAAACGAACAGACAGAATCTTGACGACCTTACTCGCATTCAAATTCCCACCCCAACTGGAAATCTCGTTCCCCTGACGGAACTGGTCGAGTTTAAACCTACTATCGTAGACGAACCGATTTTCCACAAAGATCAACGACCCGTTACCTATGTGATGGGCGAAATGGGCAATCGTTCCTCCGTCTACGCCGTCATCGACCAAATGATTTATTTCCTGCGCCATCCCCTGCCTCAAGGCTACAACATCAAATGGGACGGGGAATGGAAGCTAACCCTCGATGTTTTCCGGGATTTGGGATTGGCAATGTTGGTAGCGGTAATGTTGATTTATTTCATTCTAGTGGGTCAATTCCGCAGTTTTAAAGTGCCTCTGATTATCATGGGCGCGATTCCTCTCGCCTTAATCGGCATTTTGGTCGGTTTCTCCCTTAATGGGGTTTACTTTAGCGCTACTGCCATGATTGGCGTAATTGCCCTCGCAGGAATTGTCGTCCGCAACGCGATCGTGCTGTTGGAGTTTATCGGCGATCGCCTGCGCGAAGGAGTCGATTTAAAAACTGCTATCCTCGAAGCGGGAGCAGTACGATTTCGTCCGATTTTGCTGACTAGCGTAACGACCATGTTGGGGACTTTAAGCATTCTCAACGATCCCGTTTGGTCGGGACTAGCTTGGACGTTATTATGCGGAATGCTGACCTCTTCTGCTCTGACCTTAATCGTCATTCCCTTAATGTATTATGGCGAAAAGCGATCGCATACTGGATCGGAAAATATCTCTCTTTCTCTAAGCGAGCAACAGATACAGTCGGTTAACTCAAGTCATCCAGTTTAA